Below is a window of Saccopteryx bilineata isolate mSacBil1 chromosome 11, mSacBil1_pri_phased_curated, whole genome shotgun sequence DNA.
tgggaggagaagagagtgagaacaGGAAGGggtaaggatggagaagcagatggtcgcttctcttgtgtgccctgactgggaatcaaacccctgacttccacaagctgggccaactctacctctgagctaactggtcagggcctgtttttttgttttgttttttaatttacttattttagcaagagaggaagggagagagagagagaggaaattgtATTTGCCCTGATAGAGTAAATGAACTGATAACCTCTgagcttctggacaatgctctacgCAGCCGAGCTGTCCACCCAGGGCTGTTCTTTGTCACATTTAGTCATCTGTGTACAGAGAAGGAGGACAAAAAATGTCAAGAAGGCaatcacaacaaaaaaatatttgaaatctgTATCGTCTCCAAAGCAATATGTTGAAACTTTGATTTGAGTCCTGAAAATTTTACTCTTCCTGGTAGCATTTTGTGCTTGCTTTTTAATCAATTCCAGTATATCATAGATAAATATAATGATGACTTcaattataaagtatatttaccTTATCGGCATcaataagataatatatattactttGAATTCACTACATTAACAGTAACAACTATCTAATATAGCCATTATCTTGTATGAATATTGTTTCTCTGTAGCTATAGTGCTTGATAGAGTGACTACCCAGTGTGTGATAAAAATAGCTCTTAAAAAAACAGATAGTGGTATTCGCTCCCAGGCATAAGGAACTGGGAGGTAGTGCCATAGCCTGTCTGGTACTCTGGGCCCAcaagtgcacataacatatccctTTTACAAATTGGAAGTGGCAAAGACAAACATATCTATTTCCATTCCCATAATGCATCTGTATGTCCTTCAACTTGTTAAATATTATGGCCATTCTAAACTGTGTAAAAACAAGAGACTTGAATAAATCAAATTGTTATAGTGATACATATTTTCTGCCCTCCAAAGTAGAAAACTATTCAGGTTACCTAAGATTTGGCATGGATTTACTCAATTTAATATTCATCTGAATTCTTAAAATTATCTATTGATTATGAATTCAGTATTTGAGCTGACACATTGAATCTTGAACtgtaatattataaaaatcaatgcacttttaaaatgacattatGATTTAATTTAGTTCAATGGCTAATTTACAATTGTATAATTTTAGATAAAGTGATGTTATCTAACCAGTAAACCTAGTGAAAGAAATCTagtaaattcaaattaaattttttttaatgaatttgagACTTGACGTAAACTAGAATATCATGCTAACATTATTTTCCATTATCGCAATAATATATGAAAAGACAGAGAGCCACCTTTTAAAGCAAAATTAAGTCAGTAAATTTGTCCAAAAAATTATCTTGACTAGAAATGTGATACTTCCCCTAGAAAATCACatatgataaattaaaaattttaaagttctttaataTATTAAAGTAGTGCACTTTTATGAATAACCTGTTACCTTTTGATATCTGTTACCTGTTAACTAAGGCCATTAATCAAACTCACAGTTGAACTTTTTTCCtgaattctgatttttatttgaattcgtcttttaaaatgtttttagtcttttcacaagcaaatttaaatttaaatttagattgAAATTAATTTCCTAGTGAAGTAACATTTCACTAAAAATGattcatgaaacaaaaatatcttcAATTTTGCAAGTTAGAGGAGCTAATTGTGAATTTGGAACAAAATTTAAAGTAGGTAAAAGCCACACGTTAGTCAAAGAAACAGACATGTAATCAGAGATCTCTTGATAAGAATATGAGCTAATTTTGATACCTTTCTAAGATTGGTAAAAAATTCTACTTTCTAATGACGTATCCTTTACAATATACTCAGTTaagatttaaattattaaatgttttgtGGAGTGCTTGCAAGCCCTATCTTTTTTGACGTCTTATTTATAATgacattttccttctctctcctctaatcttaCTTAAAAGACACGAAAGAATAAAATATGGAGTTATTGAATTACAAACTTTAGAGGTGGTATAGATGAACTGGAGCCCCAGCCAGGTAGCGTACAGTTGGTGAGAGCATAgccctgatacaccaagattgtgggtttgattgcAGGATAGGGCACATACAAGTGTCAACTGATGAATGTATTAAAGCAGTCAGTTGGGAGGATTTATGTGGCAAGCATCTGCAAAAGTCCTGTTTCTGTGTTTCCCTTAATTAGGCCAAGACTACACCATTTTCCAGGCAGCCAAAGCCTTGCCCAGCTGAGTTCTAATGGAAAACCGTGTAATGTCTGTTTGGCCTGTGTCCTCTTACCGGCTGTCACAACTGCAAATTTAAAAACCAGATTCCTTCTAAATTACTTAAGAACTTACACGGGATTGTTAAGGATCTGTCTATTCTTGTTAAATATAAACCTAACTTCCTGTTTGTCCccatttttaacagaaacagtTCACAAGACGTTGCAATTATCCTCCATTTCAATACAGTAACGGTAGTTTTTTAACGCTTTACAGTCTGCGCCTTGGCCAAAGACCACACGATCTTTAGGCAAAGTAAAATTCCCCAGCCCACAACGTGCATCAATTGTTCCTGCTCCTTTTTCTAATCGGGACGTAATAGCTTTGTTACAATTTTACCACCACATAAGTTTCTGTTTACAGCTCTTTGTGGCAATTTGGGTGGCTCTGAAAAGAGCCTTTGGGTTAGGAGACAAGCCGCTTACTTGCGAGTCTACTTGGAGCTGGTGTACTTGGTGACGGCCTTGGTGCCCTCGGACACGGCGTGCTTGGCCAGCTCCCCGGGCAACAGCAGGCGCACGGCCGTCTGGATCTCCCGGGACGTGATGGTGGAGCGCTTGTTGTAATGCGCCAGGCGTGACGCCTCGCCCGCGATGCGCTCGAAGATGTCATTGACGAAGGAGTTCATGATGCCCATGGCTTTGGACGAGATGCCGGTGTCCGGGTGGACCTGCTTCAGCACCTTGTACACGTAGACGGAGTAGCTCTCCTTGCGGCTGCGCTTGCGTTTCTTGCCATCCTTTTTCTGCGCCTTGGTCACCGCCTTCTTGGAGCCCTTCTTTGGGGCGGGCGCTGACTTCGCTGGCTCAGGCATTCTCAAAGGTCAAATCACCCAGAGTAAGATGGAACTGGGACAGAAACTCTGATACTTATAGAGGCTTTATGCTAATGAGGAATGCAGAGAGACTCTTAGTTCATTGGAAGACAAACCACAGGGCTGTCATCCTTGGGCCGAGCTATGTAAATTAGGTATGAAAATTAAGCTTTCCTATTGGCTATTTGACTAAATATTTGCCTAGCCAATCATACCACCGGCTTGAGCCTCAAGAACTGCCTATAAAAGCAGCCATGTTCTACCCGTTTCCATAACTGGTCAATTTCGGCGGGTCTTTTCTGTTTAATTcacaacatcttttttttcttttgcgatGTCAGGGCGAGGAAAGCAGGGTGGGAAGGCGCGAGCCAAGGCGAAGTCTCGTTCTTCTAGGGCTGGGCTGCAGTTTCCCGTGGGCCGCGTGCACCGCCTGCTCCGCAAAGGCAACTACGCGGAGCGGGTCGGAGCCGGCGCGCCGGTGTACCTGGCGGCGGTGCTGGAGTACCTGACGGCCGAGATCCTGGAGCTGGCGGGCAACGCGGCCCGCGACAACAAGAAGACGCGCATCATCCCGCGCCACCTGCAGTTGGCCATCCGCAACGACGAGGAGCTCAACAAGCTGTTGGGCAAAGTGACCATCGCGCAGGGCGGCGTCCTGCCCAATATCCAGGCCGTGCTGCTGCCCAAGAAGACCGAGAGCCACCACAAGGCCAAGGGCAAGTGATTTGACAGACCTGTTTTCCAGAAACGCTTTGAAACCCAAAGGCTCTTTTCAGAGCCCCCCACCATCTCAAAGGGAGAGCTAATATCACTGTCAAAAGGGGAGAAAACACAAAGGTAAGCTGTTGTCCTCAAAACCAGGGCAATACAACAAGAAGCATTTTTTGAACCTTTAGGAAAAGCTGGTGTTGACAAACGGGGCTGTCTCTAGACAGAATAGTAAGTGGGTATGCTGGCTAAGTAGAAGCGGCACGCCTTTCATAGTCACATGACCTGGCTGCGGTCAGGGACGGGTTAACTGCAGAATTGGCCTGATCTCTAAACTTCACATCGCCTTGTAAAGCATTAATGGCCTGGAAGGCAAAGTTCCCAGACCGGATTCTAATCTTGCCGCCCTACCCCCTGGGGGCGTTAGGTTCTGGGCTCGCATAAGCGTTCAGAGCACCACTGAAAAGTTGAACAGGGCAGTGAAAGCTGCCTCTGAGACATTGGTTCCTTTCCAGTGAAGAATACAGCCTCCATCTAGATCCGAATTGCAGCTCCTCTACTGATTGTGAGATTGGGGCCGATTTCTAACCTGGTACTTGGTTTTGTCATCTGTTAATTGGGGTAGgttgatgttttctctaaaccccAGTGCCACGCTCCATTTAATTCCCCTAGAAATCGTTTTTCTGTAAGTAACGCCTATGTTCCCATAACGCTTGTTTCCAGGGGGCTGGTAACTGCAGCACCAGTCTCCAGAAGGGGTCACCTGGACTGTGCAAAACTCCTTAGGatcctattctatttttttttaactttttttttttcgtatttttccgaagctggaaacggggagagacagtcagacagactcccgcatgcgcccgactgggatccacccggcacgcccaccagggggcgatgctctgcccctccggggcgtcgctctgcagcgaccagagccactctagcgcctggggcagaggccaaggagccatccccaggaccggggccatctttgctccaatggagccttggctgcaggaggggaagagagagacagagaggaaggagggtgggggggggggtggagaagcaaatgggcgcttctcctatgtgccctggccgggaatcgaacccgggtctcccgcacgccaggccgacgctctaccgctgagccaaccggccagggccggatccTATTCTATTTTTGAGTCTCGCCAAGATTTTTCTGGTTGACCCCTCCCCCTATGCCCCAAACCCTCTCACCTAGCAACCAGCAGCCAAAGCAGCTTGCTGGAGTGTTGCTGAAGGCAaactggcagaaaaaaaaaacaaacgagTGCCTTCATGGCTCGGCGTTAGAATTTCCTGAACGGTTCTTGCCAATTCCAATGAGCAGCCGGGCTGAGAATCATGAGATTGGGAAGTCTGGCTTTGGTGGTCGAGGCCGGGATCCACTGCGAGGGTCAGGTTCTGTTCATCCACCATTTCTTGTATGTCGGAGAACTTGGATTCTCAGATCAGAATTGCTTCACATCAGCCTTAGGACCCTTTTTCATTAACTagccaagttttctttgaatccGACCCTAACACGagctctcttccccacctcctgTCTTCTGTGCCTTTGCTCACCTTCTGATAGAATGGGCTCAGCAGTATGGGTTCTGAAGTTAGAACAGGGTGCTCAAGAATCATGGCTGACACGACACTCTTTGTCAGACACATTTTCCCCTTCTTCCAACATATAAATTCATTTACTCAACACCCTTAGAGGTAAATATTCTCTTATTCTGATTATAAAGCTGAGGAAACTGAACGGAGCATGAACCGGACTGAGCCCCAAGGTCAGGAAGCCAGTACAtacttctcccatccaagtactaaccagccccgaccctgcttagcttccgagatcagacgagatcccgcgcgttcagggtggtatggccatagaagCCAGTATTTCTAACCACCAAACCACTGCTTTTTCTGTAACTATTGGTCCCTAGGTTATTGCCAGAACAACGAAGCCAGTAAAAACTACACATAATGGGTCAACTTTGTCCACATACTGGAATGTTACTATTATAGTTGCATCCTAAACTCAGTGAATCATTTAAGGGAAGGAGGTGTGATCTTCCCAGAATCTACACAAATGGCAGGAGATAAATCTTGACACTGTGTTAACgcttattggtcaaataagtttgtaaacatgatatatatgtttgctcgcttgtgatttatattgggtgtgggggacaggctataagcaggccaggttgttgtagcctgaggtttggttttgggactaagcttttccccacacccttgactgattgtatgatctgggtggtgcactctcatgaggaatccaattatgccttggataagtgactttgtattggagacttccttgtttgtatattggattaagggattttggttttctacactataaagtgggacagaccaggagctcagacacacagttcctgctatcataattgcaggggctcccctgatcccttgcccttcatgggaagagctggttttctgcttttcccttgtcttcttttgtggtttgcctgtcttggtgagacaccaataaataggatggccccccatcctctgactccaccatttctttatcgtctgcccgaatccaatgggaacctgcatgtgaatggtcacgatggcggctcctggccttacaacgcTGTAAAGGTACATAAAAAGCCAAAACACTTTTGCTTCAGTGTGTGACAAGTGAAACAAGTGGGGAGATAGGAAAGGACTTGAATATAAAGAAAAGgcgttgttgggcagataaaacagataaaatatgtattatgctcactttgttaaagtggcgctgcccacgtggaggccgttgcccaggtgatattaatgtgtgttgagaatccttgtagcctggggcttggttttgggattaagcctttcccaccctttttgatgtggggtggtacaatccaatcatgcctcagagaagtgactttgtattagagacatccctattttgtatattggattagaggttgtgaagctacaatataaaatgggggcagaacgagagtttgctctcttggttcctgggatgattagcataagagagcagagaaaggccacgtggaggaggccaggagaagcagccaagatggcggagtgctgagtgagatgtcagtttgtgcagagtttgtatctgggataaggaaggagatggggaactgaggagaataaggctggtgagctagaaacctttgattctaggaaactcggataagtcagtggctttgtgagcactgaatgtgagtgggttttggagcccagtgtgtgtttttacttgcccgctgggtgcaagctagaattaaagaaaatggcctatcagtttttggctccgctgtttctttaccgactgtccgaatccaatgcgaacctgcatgggccaggctgctgtagtgATGGTTGCCCTGGCCTTAGATACTGGCTCTACAGGCGTTAAAAGACTTGAATTTGAATTCTCCACAGAGCATCAGTAACAAAACTTTCTATTTGTTTACTCTGTAAGGAATGGTATGCTATGTCAATTAAATTTGTTACATCTTCACCAAAACCTTAAGGTCAAGGACCCCATCTTGTTAACTTGTTGATAGTCGTATAGGCTCTGGCATATTATAGGCACTTGAGGAAATTTTCTAGTGGACAGTAAACAGTAGGTTCAGTTGGTTTCCAGCCCTTGAGCAGATCTCTACCATGTCCTCAGGGGTCTGGGGAGGCCCATTTACCCAGGGGCAAGCTGATGAGAATGATAAACTTCAGCTCTCCAATTCCCAAAGGCCCCCAGGCACCAGGGACAAAAGTTGATCCCAGGGATTTAATGAGATGCCAGACCAAGGCAGAATCATTCATTATTTGGTTGTGTAGCACATTCTAAACACAGCAAATCAACTGACATAGTATTGCCAATTATTAAATCTCTTTTCTAAATTTGCAAACGATCTGTGCAGCAATAGTCTTTACTTCATCAttcacttccatttttttttttatgtatcatttgaatatttttatgagcATGGCAGGTTTTTTAATCAGTTGTAAACAAtagcatatattttaatgttGGAATTAGGTTAACATCTAAAGATTTGTCATATGTTGACCCTAACTTAGAATTATAATTGTGAATATTCCTGTTAAGTATAACATGTGCATGTGTATTATTAGAAGATAATAGGAATTTAATTACAGATTTCTCATGCATATTGAAATTGAAAATAAGGGCTCATATGTAGTCCCAGAATTCTTTTGTCTCCATTTTAATCCAATACCTTAATATTGTACCAGAAATATTAGCATCACCAGATCTACTAAAAGACAGCCATCAGCTGTACTTACACCTAGAAAGTTGTATTactaataaaatagacaaataataataataataatagtaatgaaaCTAAGCTTAACCATTGTAACTTCAAGAGAAATTAGAATATGACACATCAACTTCAAAATAAGGTGATTCTCAGGCATGGGATTGATGTCGTCATATTGGAAAAATATCAGAACTTCACTGAATGTTTTACATTACAGTTGTCTGAGTTGTAGTTtgggaagagggaaaaaatcaaCATTTCTTAGGACAGAGGACTTAAACGCATGTTACTTACAGTTGAGGCTGTTTCTGAAACACGCTAAGTAGGCTTCAGACTCTGTTATATGTTGTCTGTCTGCAAAGTAGAGCTTACACCTTTACTGCGCTCCTCACTGAGGGA
It encodes the following:
- the LOC136315574 gene encoding histone H2B type 1-C/E/F/G/I codes for the protein MPEPAKSAPAPKKGSKKAVTKAQKKDGKKRKRSRKESYSVYVYKVLKQVHPDTGISSKAMGIMNSFVNDIFERIAGEASRLAHYNKRSTITSREIQTAVRLLLPGELAKHAVSEGTKAVTKYTSSK
- the LOC136315189 gene encoding histone H2A type 1, giving the protein MSGRGKQGGKARAKAKSRSSRAGLQFPVGRVHRLLRKGNYAERVGAGAPVYLAAVLEYLTAEILELAGNAARDNKKTRIIPRHLQLAIRNDEELNKLLGKVTIAQGGVLPNIQAVLLPKKTESHHKAKGK